The Salvia miltiorrhiza cultivar Shanhuang (shh) chromosome 1, IMPLAD_Smil_shh, whole genome shotgun sequence genome has a window encoding:
- the LOC131020489 gene encoding alpha-(1,4)-fucosyltransferase isoform X2 — protein sequence MQLKPINTFAVTLMLTAAVIILFFTGFLEFPSADSAVPSAKDSIIYSLSKSDSPEPFRDLFRAFKKWDSEVGCAQFRERHRDLLANGSKISSLQNAEGGIECGELQMKHVSVLVKGWTWIPDNMDNLYSCRCGLSCLWTKSSVLADKPDALLFETTTPPILDGDPLRVYMDLEAGRKRSGYEDIFISYHAKDNVQSTYAGAVFHNNRNYQLSSDKNNDTLVYWSSSRCLPQRNQLAKKILSLLPSHSFGKCLNNVGGLDQALSFYPECAKDPNETPKWWDHLHCAMSHYKFVLAIENTMTESYVTEKLFYALDSGAVPIYFGAPNVWDFIPPHSIIDGTQFSSIEQLASYVKSLANDPVAYAEYHAWRRCGVLGNYGKTRAASLDTLPCRLCEAVSRKNGRDAKAL from the exons ATGCAACTGAAACCCATAAACACCTTCGCAGTGACACTGATGTTAACCGCTGCGGTGATCATCCTCTTCTTCACCGGATTTCTCGAATTCCCCTCTGCAGATTCCGCAGTCCCATCAGCTAAAGATTCGATCATCTACTCACTTTCGAAATCCGATTCGCCAGAGCCCTTCAGAGATTTGTTCAGAGCATTCAAGAAATGGGATTCCGAGGTGGGCTGCGCCCAATTCAGGGAAAGGCACCGAGATTTGTTGGCGAATGGGTCAAAGATCTCGTCTTTGCAGAATGCAGAGGGCGGAATCGAGTGCGGTGAGCTGCAGATGAAGCATGTCAGCGTTCTGGTCAAAGGGTGGACTTGGATTCCTGACAATATGGATAATTTGTATAGCTGTAGATGTGGGTTGAGCTGTTTATGGACCAAATCTTCTGTTCTTGCTGATAAGCCTGATGCCCTTTTGTTTGAAACAACCACTCCCCCAATTCTG GATGGTGATCCACTTCGGGTATATATGGATCTTGAAGCTGGCAGGAAGAGGTCAGGCTATGAGGATATCTTTATAAGTTATCATGCTAAAGACAACGTCCAGTCAACTTATGCCGGGGCAGTTTTTCACAACAATCGAAATTATCAATTATCTTCTGATAAGAACAAT GACACACTTGTTTATTGGTCTTCGTCTCGCTGCTTACCTCAAAGGAATCAGCTTGCCAAGAAGATACTCAGCTTGTTGCCCTCCCACTCTTTTGGGAAATGCTTGAACAACGTTGGAGGCCTCGACCAGGCGCTCTCCTTCTACCCCGAGTGTGCAAAGGATCCCAACGAAACACCTAAATGGTGGGATCACCTACATTGTGCCATGTCCCATTACAAGTTTGTCCTTGCAATTGAGAACACCATGACAGAGAGCTATGTGACGGAGAAACTCTTCTATGCTCTCGATTCTGGAGCAGTTCCCATATACTTTGGCGCCCCAAACGTCTGGGACTTCATACCTCCTCACTCCATAATAGACGGGACACAGTTCAGTTCCATCGAGCAGCTGGCTTCCTACGTGAAGTCCTTGGCTAATGATCCCGTTGCTTATGCTGAGTATCACGCGTGGAGGAGATGTGGCGTGTTAGGTAATTATGGAAAGACTCGTGCAGCTAGCCTCGACACTTTGCCTTGCAGACTATGTGAAGCAGTGAGCAGGAAGAATGGGAGAGATGCAAAAGCTTTGTAG
- the LOC131020489 gene encoding alpha-(1,4)-fucosyltransferase isoform X1, with amino-acid sequence MQLKPINTFAVTLMLTAAVIILFFTGFLEFPSADSAVPSAKDSIIYSLSKSDSPEPFRDLFRAFKKWDSEVGCAQFRERHRDLLANGSKISSLQNAEGGIECGELQMKHVSVLVKGWTWIPDNMDNLYSCRCGLSCLWTKSSVLADKPDALLFETTTPPILRQDGDPLRVYMDLEAGRKRSGYEDIFISYHAKDNVQSTYAGAVFHNNRNYQLSSDKNNDTLVYWSSSRCLPQRNQLAKKILSLLPSHSFGKCLNNVGGLDQALSFYPECAKDPNETPKWWDHLHCAMSHYKFVLAIENTMTESYVTEKLFYALDSGAVPIYFGAPNVWDFIPPHSIIDGTQFSSIEQLASYVKSLANDPVAYAEYHAWRRCGVLGNYGKTRAASLDTLPCRLCEAVSRKNGRDAKAL; translated from the exons ATGCAACTGAAACCCATAAACACCTTCGCAGTGACACTGATGTTAACCGCTGCGGTGATCATCCTCTTCTTCACCGGATTTCTCGAATTCCCCTCTGCAGATTCCGCAGTCCCATCAGCTAAAGATTCGATCATCTACTCACTTTCGAAATCCGATTCGCCAGAGCCCTTCAGAGATTTGTTCAGAGCATTCAAGAAATGGGATTCCGAGGTGGGCTGCGCCCAATTCAGGGAAAGGCACCGAGATTTGTTGGCGAATGGGTCAAAGATCTCGTCTTTGCAGAATGCAGAGGGCGGAATCGAGTGCGGTGAGCTGCAGATGAAGCATGTCAGCGTTCTGGTCAAAGGGTGGACTTGGATTCCTGACAATATGGATAATTTGTATAGCTGTAGATGTGGGTTGAGCTGTTTATGGACCAAATCTTCTGTTCTTGCTGATAAGCCTGATGCCCTTTTGTTTGAAACAACCACTCCCCCAATTCTG AGACAGGATGGTGATCCACTTCGGGTATATATGGATCTTGAAGCTGGCAGGAAGAGGTCAGGCTATGAGGATATCTTTATAAGTTATCATGCTAAAGACAACGTCCAGTCAACTTATGCCGGGGCAGTTTTTCACAACAATCGAAATTATCAATTATCTTCTGATAAGAACAAT GACACACTTGTTTATTGGTCTTCGTCTCGCTGCTTACCTCAAAGGAATCAGCTTGCCAAGAAGATACTCAGCTTGTTGCCCTCCCACTCTTTTGGGAAATGCTTGAACAACGTTGGAGGCCTCGACCAGGCGCTCTCCTTCTACCCCGAGTGTGCAAAGGATCCCAACGAAACACCTAAATGGTGGGATCACCTACATTGTGCCATGTCCCATTACAAGTTTGTCCTTGCAATTGAGAACACCATGACAGAGAGCTATGTGACGGAGAAACTCTTCTATGCTCTCGATTCTGGAGCAGTTCCCATATACTTTGGCGCCCCAAACGTCTGGGACTTCATACCTCCTCACTCCATAATAGACGGGACACAGTTCAGTTCCATCGAGCAGCTGGCTTCCTACGTGAAGTCCTTGGCTAATGATCCCGTTGCTTATGCTGAGTATCACGCGTGGAGGAGATGTGGCGTGTTAGGTAATTATGGAAAGACTCGTGCAGCTAGCCTCGACACTTTGCCTTGCAGACTATGTGAAGCAGTGAGCAGGAAGAATGGGAGAGATGCAAAAGCTTTGTAG